A genomic window from Lotus japonicus ecotype B-129 chromosome 1, LjGifu_v1.2 includes:
- the LOC130719631 gene encoding uncharacterized protein LOC130719631, giving the protein MKILAWNCRGLGNLQTVRALKKLIHSKDPDVVFHMETKLYTFEALQHRGVGGLYNIFPVQCAGRGNSRAGGLCLWWRSDLQLEVINASLHHILCSILHPVDQTPMTLIGVYGYPEVQRKRDTWNLVSNLLPVGTTACLCIGDFNDILSPADKLGGDPPDLRHMQWISSWCTGIGLHGVDFSGDRFTWSNNRTDPGTIRERIDFALVNDAWDDMWPRTLVAHFERHQSDHSPILLTCGARRERRELKRTRMFRFEEMWLREGAECAEVVTETWCRGDNNVLSRLSEVSSALDGWGKAKFGDLPKKISGQRALLENLQQKTQTEQVRAASIEAGKELDSLLEQEEIWWGQQSRATWLKHGDRNSRFFHQKASQRRKRNMIELIKDDRGKKFEDDRDISSVLMDYFTTLFATSHPSGVEDATSLVSGRITPSHLETLAEPFSKEEVKEALFQMHTTKAPGADGLPALFYQKFWHVIGDDVAEFCLQVLSGASSPGMINHTLLVLIPKIKKAEHATHFRPISLCNVIFKIITKTIANRLKLILPDLICESQSAFVPGRLITDNALIAYECFHYMKKRINGRNGTMALKLDMSKAYDRIEWSFLESVLQKMGFPALWVSLIMSCVTSVSFSILLNDDSVLFARATVEEAQCLKNILATFERASGQRINFDKSMLSVSRNVPDIRFNELKQLLQVKAVESYDRYLGLPTIIGKSKTQVFNFVKDRVWKKLKGWKEKFLSRAGREGGDPNKRGLHWTKWENLCKRKEDGGLGFRDFKSFNMALVGKNWWRIFTRPECLLSRVFKAVYFHNCTMREAKKGYRPSYAWTSILKTSWIFERGGSWRIGDGTQVDICRDKWVPGDAPLIYRQDLVEEFNLTKVAMLIDQDLHCWKRDLIELVFSPSTAANIFSIPLGVHGGVDLFHWPGTSDGQYTSKEGYDFMRLLLHRDAASSSSTAKLDPRSWKFFWASRALPRCKETCWRAICGLLPLKESLFRRHIDVDPGCGFCASERENEDHLFLQCPAAKHIWFASQLAIRVDSFTSFQAFWTAVIAMDDDEVLAMAQTVVYAIWEARNKVCFQQGELVVATVLRRVASMLEAAQVRDLARAPSVSLPAKWSKPAMDIIKCNFDASLRADGTGGMGMVARDCQGEAMAAACSFPILCTSPLVAEAMSMRWALQLAIDLGFRRICLETDCLQLFTSWKSKEAGRSYLSSILQDCHVLINAFDFVSLSFVRRTGNTVADFLARNSETYANLVWVEEVPVAVSHLVISDVMTQLPVGP; this is encoded by the exons atgaAGATCCTTGCGTGGAACTGTCGTGGGCTTGGGAACCTACAGACAGTACGGGCTCTTAAAAAGCTCATCCACTCGAAAGATCCCGATGTTGTCTTTCATATGGAGACAAAGTTGTATACGTTTGAGGCTCTTCAGCATAGAGGAGTTGGTGGTCTTTATAATATTTTCCCGGTGCAGTGTGCAGGACGTGGGAATTCTAGAGCAGGTGGTCTTTGCCTTTGGTGGCGTAGTGATTTACAGTTAGAGGTAATAAATGCATCTTTACATCATATCTTATGTTCTATTTTGCATCCAGTGGACCAGACTCCCATGACTTTGATTGGGGTGTATGGTTACCCGGAGGTACAGCGTAAAAGAGACACATGGAACCTTGTCAGCAATCTCTTGCCAGTTGGCACCACAGCTTGTTTGTGTATTGGTGACTTCAATGATATCCTCTCCCCGGCTGATAAACTGGGAGGGGACCCCCCTGATCTCAGGCATATGCAGTGGATTTCCAGTTGGTGCACGGGCATAGGTCTCCATGGGGTGGATTTTTCAGGGGACCGTTTCACTTGGTCGAATAACAGAACAGATCCGGGGACTATTCGTGAGAGGATTGATTTTGCTTTGGTTAATGATGCATGGGATGATATGTGGCCGAGAACCTTAGTAGCACACTTTGAGCGTCACCAATCCGATCATAGCCCTATTCTTCTAACGTGTGGTGCCCGTAGAGAACGTCGGGAGCTAAAAAGAACCCGGATGTTCCGATTTGAGGAGATGTGGCTCAGGGAAGGAGCTGAGTGTGCGGAAGTGGTTACAGAGACTTGGTGTCGTGGGGATAATAATGTCCTTTCCAGATTGTCAGAGGTGAGCAGTGCGCTTGACGGTTGGGGTAAAGCAAAATTTGGGGATTTACCGAAGAAAATTTCAGGTCAACGAGCTCTGTTGGAAAACCTACAGCAAAAAACCCAAACAGAGCAGGTTAGAGCGGCCTCTATAGAAGCAGGGAAGGAGCTTGATTCTCTGCTTGAGCAGGAGGAAATTTGGTGGGGACAACAGTCTAGAGCTACTTGGCTCAAGCATGGGGATCGGAACTCGCGTTTTTTCCATCAGAAAGCGTCCCAAAGAAGGAAGAGGAATATGATAGAACTTATAAAAGATGACAGAGGCAAAAAATTTGAGGACGATAGAGATATTTCGAGTGTCCTTATGGACTATTTCACTACTCTTTTTGCAACTTCACACCCTTCGGGGGTGGAGGATGCTACTTCTCTTGTTTCAGGTCGGATTACACCATCGCATCTGGAGACCCTAGCGGAGCCTTTTTCAAAAGAGGAGGTCAAGGAAGCCCTTTTCCAGATGCACACAACAAAAGCACCAGGAGCGGATGGACTGCCGGCTCTCTTTTACCAGAAATTTTGGCATGTCATTGGTGATGATGTAGCAGAATTTTGTCTACAAGTTCTGAGTGGAGCTTCATCTCCAGGTATGATAAACCACACGCTATTGGTCCTTATTCCTAAGATTAAAAAGGCTGAGCATGCGACACATTTTAGACCAATCAGTTTGTGTAATGTCATTTTCAAGATTATTACTAAGACAATAGCAAATAGGCTTAAATTGATTTTGCCTGATTTAATTTGTGAGAGCCAAAGTGCTTTTGTTCCTGGACGTTTGATAACTGATAATGCTTTGATTGCGTATGAATGTTTTCACTATATGAAGAAGAGAATAAATGGCCGGAATGGCACTATGGCACTTAAATTGGACATGTCCAAAGCTTATGACCGAATTGAATGGTCCTTTCTTGAATCTGTGTTACAAAAGATGGGTTTCCCTGCTCTTTGGGTAAGTCTAATTATGAGTTGTGTGACATCGGTGTCCTTTTCAATTTTACTGAACG atgatagtgTGCTATTCGCAAGAGCGACAGTGGAAGAGGCCCAGTGTTTGAAGAACATCCTAGCAACCTTTGAGCGAGCTTCAGGTCAACGAATCAATTTTGACAAGTCTATGCTTTCGGTGAGCCGAAATGTGCCCGATATTCGTTTCAATGAACTTAAGCAGCTATTGCAAGTAAAGGCGGTTGAAAGCTATGACAGATACTTGGGTTTACCGACTATCATTGGTAAGTCTAAAACTCAAGTTTTCAATTTTGTCAAAGATCGAGTCTGGAAAAAGCTTAAAGGGTGGAAAGAAAAATTCCTGTCGAGGGCAGGCAGGGAG GGAGGTGACCCAAACAAACGTGGTCTTCATTGGACAAAATGGGAAAATCTTTGTAAGAGGAAGGAAGATGGTGGCCTTGGCTTTCGTGACTTCAAGTCTTTCAATATGGCCCTAGTGGGAAAGAATTGGTGGCGCATTTTCACTCGTCCTGAGTGTTTGCTATCACGAGTTTTTAAAGCGGTTTATTTTCACAATTGCACCATGCGTGAGGCCAAGAAAGGGTATCGTCCAAGCTATGCATGGACTAGTATCCTGAAAACGAGTTGGATTTTTGAGAGAGGGGGCTCTTGGAGAATTGGTGATGGAACTCAGGTTGATATTTGTAGGGATAAATGGGTGCCGGGAGATGCACCTCTCATTTACCGACAAGATTTAGTTGAAGAATTTAATCTCACCAAGGTTGCAATGCTCATTGACCAGGATTTGCACTGTTGGAAGAGAGATTTGATTGAGCTGGTTTTTAGCCCAAGCACTGCGGCAAACATTTTTTCCATTCCTTTGGGAGTGCATGGGGGTGTTGACTTGTTTCATTGGCCAGGTACAAGTGATGGACAATATACATCAAAAGAGGGATATGACTTCATGCGGTTGTTGTTACACCGTGATGCTGCGTCCTCTTCCTCTACGGCTAAGCTTGATCCAAGGAGCTGGAAGTTCTTTTGGGCATCTCGAGCTTTGCCTCGTTGCAAAGAAACCTGTTGGAGGGCAATTTGTGGTTTGTTGCCGCTGAAGGAGAGCTTGTTCCGGCGCCACATTGATGTTGATCCAGGTTGCGGTTTCTGTGCTTCGGAGAGGGAGAATGAAGACCATCTTTTCCTCCAGTGCCCAGCTGCCAAACACATCTGGTTTGCGTCTCAATTAGCCATCAGAGTGGATTCTTTTACCTCGTTTCAGGCGTTCTGGACAGCAGTGATAGCGATGGATGATGATGAGGTCCTGGCTATGGCTCAGACGGTGGTATATGCGATTTGGGAGGCAAGGAACAAGGTCTGTTTTCAGCAGGGAGAGCTGGTGGTGGCTACGGTTCTCCGTCGTGTGGCTAGTATGTTGGAGGCAGCTCAGGTCCGTGACCTTGCTCGTGCACCCTCGGTTTCTTTGCCAGCAAAATGGAGCAAGCCGGCGATGGATATCATCAAATGCAACTTTGATGCTTCTCTTCGTGCTGATGGAACGGGTGGCATGGGGATGGTGGCCCGCGATTGCCAAGGTGAGGCCATGGCGGCAGCATGTTCTTTTCCTATCTTATGTACTTCCCCACTTGTGGCGGAGGCCATGAGTATGAGATGGGCACTACAGCTGGCTATTGATCTAGGATTTCGCCGGATATGCTTGGAAACAGATTGTCTCCAATTATTCACTAGTTGGAAATCAAAGGAAGCTGGGAGGTCTTATCTGAGTTCGATTCTGCAGGATTGCCATGTTTTAATTAatgcttttgattttgtttcGCTTTCTTTTGTTAGACGCACAGGCAATACTGTTGCGGATTTTTTGGCTAGAAACTCTGAGACCTATGCTAATTTAGTATGGGTGGAGGAGGTTCCGGTAGCCGTTTCCCATTTGGTTATTTCTGATGTAATGACTCAATTGCCGGTTGGCCCTTAA
- the LOC130732455 gene encoding multiple organellar RNA editing factor 8, chloroplastic/mitochondrial-like — translation MSLNYFFHELPEVRWVLPDSYLNVKEKDYGGEPFINGEAVPYDPKYHEEWVRNNARANDRNNHNNTPRRKENVGNKDYQTRPLMPNAGGPPTDQGGFPPNNVRGFPPNNAGGHAYPRPGNMGAPSQQPRWIPS, via the exons ATGAGCTTGAACTACTTCTTTCACG AACTGCCCGAAGTTCGGTGGGTACTTCCTGATTCATATTTGAATGTTAAAGAAAAAGATTATGGAG GTGAGCCGTTTATTAATGGGGAAGCAGTTCCTTATGATCCCAAGTATCATGAAGAATGGGTTAGAAACAATGCTAGAGCAAATGATAGGAACAATCACAATAACACGCCAAGAAGGAAGGAGAATGTGGGGAACAAGGATTATCAGACTAGGCCTTTAATGCCAAATGCTGGTGGACCTCCAACTGATCAAGGAGGGTTCCCTCCCAACAATGTACGTGGATTCCCTCCTAACAATGCAGGTGGACATGCTTATCCCCGTCCAGGCAACATGGGAGCCCCCTCCCAGCAACCCCGGTGGATACCCTCCTAA